In Anseongella ginsenosidimutans, one genomic interval encodes:
- a CDS encoding gliding motility lipoprotein GldH, protein MSYSGKAISALLTALLLLQACADQALLDSNAAIDDRGWSYEVMPEFDLQVSDTTAVYSLMLNLRHTGEYKYSNLFLLVHVIGPDKDTVSNRFEFTLAAPDGRWLGDGAGNVYSYSIPFSDSTRFRKAGLYRFQLEQNMREPVLTAIEDVGLRVEKR, encoded by the coding sequence ATGAGCTATTCAGGAAAAGCAATCTCTGCCCTTTTAACTGCGCTGTTGCTGCTGCAAGCATGTGCCGATCAGGCGCTGCTGGATAGCAACGCAGCCATTGACGACCGGGGCTGGAGTTACGAAGTAATGCCTGAATTCGACTTGCAGGTAAGTGATACCACGGCTGTTTATTCCCTGATGCTGAACCTGCGGCACACCGGGGAATACAAATATTCCAACCTGTTCCTCCTGGTACATGTCATTGGCCCGGACAAAGATACGGTAAGCAATCGCTTTGAATTTACCCTGGCTGCGCCTGACGGGCGGTGGCTGGGTGACGGCGCCGGCAATGTATACTCCTATAGCATACCTTTCAGTGACAGTACCCGTTTTCGCAAAGCAGGGCTTTACCGCTTCCAGCTGGAGCAAAATATGCGTGAACCGGTTTTAACGGCTATTGAGGACGTAGGTTTACGAGTGGAGAAACGGTAG
- a CDS encoding UDP-N-acetylmuramoyl-tripeptide--D-alanyl-D-alanine ligase produces the protein MKTEDLYSLFRLHPAVSTDSRAISPDSLFFALKGPHFNGNAYARQALEAGAAYAIVDEEAYAGNERCILVQDVLNSLQNLAWHHRNQFTIPVLGITGSNGKTTTKELLYSVLSQQFNTLATKGNLNNHIGVPLTLLRINAETGMAIIEMGANHQKEIELLCSIARPTHGLITNVGKAHLEGFGSLEGVMKGKKELYDSLSINNGHAFVCADNPRLVEMSNGLTDITWYGTSPSCDIRGELTGSQPHLRFSWQKKGNEEMHTVNSALSGDYNFENLLAAVCVGDHFGLSAEQLKRGIEGYIPANNRSQEVEQGSNLVILDAYNANPGSMAAAIRHLASHPSKNKVAVLGDMFELGAYAEEEHASIIRLLEELAIPQACLIGPEFFRQRKTAPALHFFENQEEASAWLGSQRLSDSLILLKGSRGMQLEKLLPFLHS, from the coding sequence GTGAAAACCGAGGATCTATACAGCCTGTTCCGGCTTCACCCGGCGGTCTCCACCGATTCAAGAGCTATTTCGCCGGACAGTCTTTTCTTCGCCCTCAAAGGCCCTCACTTTAACGGGAACGCCTATGCCCGGCAGGCGCTGGAAGCAGGTGCGGCCTATGCCATCGTAGATGAAGAAGCGTATGCCGGTAATGAGCGCTGCATCCTGGTACAGGATGTGCTGAATTCCCTGCAGAACCTTGCCTGGCACCATCGCAACCAGTTTACGATCCCCGTACTAGGCATTACGGGTTCTAACGGCAAGACCACGACCAAGGAATTGCTCTATTCCGTCCTTTCACAGCAATTCAACACCCTTGCAACCAAGGGCAATCTGAATAATCATATTGGTGTTCCGCTGACCCTCCTGCGCATTAATGCCGAAACGGGGATGGCAATTATTGAAATGGGCGCCAACCATCAGAAGGAGATTGAATTACTTTGTTCGATTGCCCGGCCAACGCACGGGCTCATTACCAACGTAGGGAAAGCCCACCTGGAAGGCTTTGGCAGCCTGGAAGGGGTTATGAAAGGCAAAAAAGAGCTGTACGACAGTCTTTCCATCAATAACGGGCACGCATTCGTGTGCGCCGACAATCCGCGCCTGGTGGAAATGTCCAACGGGCTGACGGATATCACCTGGTACGGCACAAGCCCTTCCTGCGATATTCGCGGAGAGCTGACCGGGTCCCAGCCTCATCTCCGGTTTTCCTGGCAGAAAAAAGGAAATGAAGAAATGCACACGGTGAATTCGGCGCTGAGCGGGGACTATAATTTTGAAAACCTGCTGGCTGCGGTTTGCGTGGGCGATCATTTTGGCCTGTCTGCTGAACAGTTAAAACGCGGTATTGAAGGGTACATACCGGCCAATAATCGTTCCCAGGAAGTGGAACAGGGAAGCAACCTGGTAATCCTGGATGCCTATAACGCCAATCCGGGGAGCATGGCCGCCGCCATACGGCATCTGGCTTCCCATCCCTCAAAAAACAAAGTGGCTGTCCTGGGAGACATGTTTGAACTGGGGGCTTATGCGGAAGAAGAACACGCTTCCATCATCCGTTTGCTGGAGGAACTCGCGATTCCGCAGGCCTGCCTGATAGGCCCTGAATTTTTTCGCCAGCGGAAAACCGCTCCCGCCCTGCATTTTTTTGAAAACCAGGAGGAAGCTTCGGCCTGGCTTGGCTCGCAGCGCTTAAGCGACTCCCTTATCCTGCTGAAAGGATCAAGGGGCATGCAGCTGGAAAAGCTGCTACCGTTTCTCCACTCGTAA
- a CDS encoding SUMF1/EgtB/PvdO family nonheme iron enzyme, whose product MITAPAKSYPPNDYGLYDMAGNVSEWVQDVYRPLSFQDVNDFNPFRGNLYTTVLRDENGNPLPKDSLGRLPVSIDTFNFENPDKRGLYDPAEDYKYGESSLITDESRVYKGGSWNDRAYWLTPGSRRYLDQDSATATIGFRCAMISVGEPADLSASQSRRPKFKKPKARKW is encoded by the coding sequence ATCATCACCGCTCCGGCAAAAAGCTATCCGCCGAATGACTACGGCCTGTACGACATGGCAGGAAACGTCAGCGAATGGGTACAGGATGTGTACCGCCCGCTGAGCTTCCAGGATGTAAACGACTTTAACCCTTTCCGGGGAAATCTTTATACAACAGTGCTTCGCGACGAAAACGGGAATCCGCTTCCCAAGGACAGCCTGGGCCGGCTGCCGGTTTCCATAGACACGTTTAATTTTGAAAATCCCGATAAGCGCGGCCTTTACGACCCTGCGGAGGACTATAAATACGGCGAAAGTTCACTGATTACGGATGAATCAAGGGTGTATAAGGGAGGTTCCTGGAATGACAGGGCTTACTGGCTTACTCCCGGCTCCCGGCGTTACCTGGACCAGGATTCCGCCACGGCAACCATCGGGTTCCGCTGCGCAATGATCAGCGTTGGCGAACCGGCCGACCTCAGCGCTTCACAAAGCAGAAGGCCTAAATTTAAAAAACCAAAGGCCAGGAAGTGGTAA
- a CDS encoding SUMF1/EgtB/PvdO family nonheme iron enzyme, producing MLGNLEADLMHLNNSAERRVTVNTFYMDETEVTNSHWLEYLYWLGRVYQGYPEVYQAALPDTSVWRHPLSYNEPYVENYLRHPAFQDYPVVGVSWTQATEYCIWRTDRVNEGILIKKGIISFDPNQQDANSFNTGSYYAGQYETLVGDKKLKQLENLDPNSPQPYRNVRPMDGILLPSYRLPSEAEWEYAALALVGNQEFENWEEKKIYPWNGLSLRSPDGKTQGYSSPTSSADGEITKVLPATATMILSSPLRQKAIRRMTTACTTWQETSANGYRMCTAR from the coding sequence GTGCTGGGGAACCTGGAGGCGGACCTGATGCATCTTAATAACAGCGCCGAAAGACGGGTAACCGTCAATACCTTTTACATGGATGAAACGGAAGTGACCAATAGTCACTGGCTGGAATACCTGTACTGGCTGGGAAGGGTTTACCAGGGTTACCCGGAAGTTTACCAGGCGGCCCTGCCTGACACTTCGGTCTGGCGGCATCCGCTTTCCTATAACGAACCTTATGTAGAGAACTACCTGCGGCATCCCGCTTTCCAGGATTATCCTGTAGTGGGCGTGAGCTGGACCCAGGCCACAGAATATTGCATCTGGCGCACGGACCGTGTGAACGAAGGGATCCTGATCAAAAAAGGGATCATCAGTTTTGATCCTAACCAGCAGGATGCCAACAGCTTCAATACCGGCTCTTATTATGCCGGGCAATATGAGACGCTGGTGGGGGATAAAAAGCTGAAACAACTGGAGAACCTGGATCCTAATTCACCCCAACCCTACCGTAACGTACGCCCAATGGACGGGATCCTGCTTCCCTCTTACCGTCTGCCTTCCGAGGCGGAGTGGGAATATGCCGCGCTGGCGCTGGTAGGAAACCAGGAATTTGAGAACTGGGAAGAAAAAAAGATCTATCCCTGGAACGGTCTGTCGCTCCGCAGCCCCGACGGCAAGACCCAGGGGTATTCCTCGCCAACTTCAAGCGCGGACGGGGAGATAACAAAGGTATTGCCGGCTACGGCAACGATGATTTTATCATCACCGCTCCGGCAAAAAGCTATCCGCCGAATGACTACGGCCTGTACGACATGGCAGGAAACGTCAGCGAATGGGTACAGGATGTGTACCGCCCGCTGA
- the porV gene encoding type IX secretion system outer membrane channel protein PorV, with the protein MSRDKLDAGGMCLKFVSTVILAACSLYAAAQDIGGGTQSDGKRINSIITAAPFLMIGPDSRSGGMGDVGAATAPDANSMHWNPAKYAFIETQGGVSLAFTPWLKQLIDDINLAYLAGYYKIDNRQTLAGSIRYFSLGDITFTDPQGNEIQQYNPSEFALDAAYIRKLTDNFSIAMALRYIHSNLGAGSYNGTNVNPGTSVAADVGIYYTTSVPTRGEPTDLSYGVTISNIGSKMQYGSQKYFIPTNFRAGGAATFHLDKINQLTIALDLNKLLVPTSPYRDAEGNIIAGKDPDRSVPSGIFGSFTDAPGGFREELHEISASTGLEYWYDDLFALRGGFLYEHPTKGNRKFYTLGAGIKYTSLHFDFAYLIPTDQQNPMEKTLRFTLLYNFGPQNEF; encoded by the coding sequence ATGTCCAGAGATAAATTGGATGCCGGCGGTATGTGTTTAAAGTTCGTTTCAACGGTTATTTTGGCCGCCTGTTCCCTGTATGCCGCCGCCCAGGATATTGGAGGAGGGACACAGAGCGACGGGAAAAGAATCAATTCTATCATTACGGCTGCCCCCTTCCTGATGATCGGCCCCGATTCCAGGTCCGGGGGAATGGGCGACGTTGGTGCGGCAACCGCCCCCGATGCCAATTCCATGCATTGGAACCCTGCGAAATATGCATTTATAGAGACACAGGGCGGTGTAAGCCTGGCATTTACCCCCTGGCTAAAACAACTGATAGATGATATAAACCTGGCTTACCTGGCGGGTTATTATAAAATCGACAACCGGCAGACCCTTGCGGGTTCTATTCGTTATTTTTCCCTGGGCGACATCACCTTTACGGACCCGCAGGGAAACGAGATCCAGCAGTATAATCCCAGTGAATTTGCCCTGGATGCGGCTTATATCAGGAAGCTGACCGATAATTTTTCCATTGCCATGGCGCTCCGCTATATTCACTCCAACCTGGGCGCAGGCAGTTACAACGGCACTAATGTAAACCCGGGTACGTCGGTAGCAGCAGATGTGGGCATTTATTACACAACTTCGGTACCCACCAGGGGAGAACCTACTGACCTGTCCTATGGGGTCACCATTTCCAATATCGGCTCAAAAATGCAATACGGCAGCCAGAAATACTTTATTCCCACCAACTTCCGGGCAGGCGGGGCTGCTACTTTTCACCTGGATAAGATCAATCAGCTGACGATTGCCCTTGACCTGAATAAACTGCTGGTCCCTACTTCCCCTTACCGGGATGCGGAAGGGAATATCATTGCCGGGAAAGACCCGGACCGTTCGGTGCCTTCAGGTATATTCGGGTCCTTTACCGATGCGCCCGGCGGCTTCCGCGAAGAACTTCACGAGATCAGTGCAAGCACGGGTTTGGAATACTGGTATGACGATCTTTTCGCCCTTCGCGGTGGTTTTCTTTACGAACACCCCACCAAGGGAAACCGTAAATTCTATACCCTGGGCGCCGGGATAAAATATACTTCCCTGCATTTTGACTTCGCGTACCTGATCCCCACCGACCAGCAGAACCCCATGGAAAAAACACTTCGATTTACCTTATTGTATAATTTCGGTCCTCAAAATGAATTTTAG
- the ispF gene encoding 2-C-methyl-D-erythritol 2,4-cyclodiphosphate synthase — translation MNFRIGFGYDVHQLKEGSPLFIGGLQLPAEKGAVGHSDADVLLHAICDALLGAANLRDIGFHFSDTDERWKGISSIILLEKTAGLLKEKGYRTGNIDCTLCLERPKVNPHIPAMQEKIAEALGVSPADISIKATTSEKRGFVGREEGVTAYAVALIFSL, via the coding sequence ATGAATTTTAGAATTGGATTCGGATACGATGTCCATCAATTGAAAGAAGGAAGCCCCCTTTTTATCGGCGGCCTACAATTGCCGGCCGAAAAGGGCGCTGTAGGACATTCCGATGCCGACGTATTACTGCATGCGATTTGTGACGCGCTGCTCGGCGCCGCCAACCTGCGCGATATCGGCTTTCATTTCTCCGATACGGATGAGCGCTGGAAAGGAATAAGCAGCATCATCCTGCTTGAAAAGACCGCCGGCCTGCTAAAAGAAAAAGGCTACCGCACGGGAAACATCGACTGTACCCTGTGCCTGGAGCGTCCCAAAGTGAACCCGCATATCCCCGCCATGCAGGAAAAGATCGCAGAAGCGCTCGGCGTTTCCCCTGCCGACATTTCCATTAAAGCAACCACCAGCGAAAAAAGGGGCTTCGTAGGCCGCGAAGAAGGCGTCACCGCCTACGCCGTCGCCCTGATCTTTAGCCTTTAA
- a CDS encoding TrmH family RNA methyltransferase: protein MISSLQNPRVKQLVKLREKSSERQKQGLFIIEGHGEIALACEAGVVFREIFYCAEIADPALLTRFDPHLLQEVTLPVFEKIAYREHSGGIIGLAEYHPLGLRELRLSANPFLIILEAVEKPGNLGAILRTADAAKADAVIICDPKTDLGNPNVIRSSLGCVFSTQVVAASSDETLDFLKEKKIKSYAAALTAVNYYHETDLTAACAIVMGTESTGLTEKWLREADDQIKIPMRGRIDSLNVSTSCAIIVFEAMRQRGF from the coding sequence GTGATAAGCAGCCTGCAGAATCCCCGCGTCAAGCAACTGGTAAAACTCCGGGAAAAATCATCTGAGCGCCAAAAGCAAGGGCTTTTTATTATTGAGGGCCATGGAGAGATCGCACTCGCATGTGAAGCGGGCGTTGTTTTCCGCGAAATTTTTTATTGTGCCGAAATAGCAGACCCTGCCCTGCTTACCCGCTTTGATCCGCATCTGCTGCAGGAAGTGACCCTTCCCGTTTTTGAAAAGATCGCCTACCGGGAACATTCCGGCGGCATCATTGGACTTGCGGAATATCATCCCCTGGGGCTAAGAGAACTCCGGTTATCTGCGAATCCCTTTTTAATTATTTTGGAAGCTGTGGAAAAACCCGGCAACCTGGGCGCAATCCTGCGTACGGCCGATGCGGCAAAGGCGGATGCGGTGATCATTTGCGACCCCAAAACAGACCTTGGCAACCCTAACGTGATCCGCTCAAGTTTAGGTTGTGTGTTCAGCACCCAGGTGGTTGCCGCTTCTTCGGATGAAACGCTTGATTTCCTTAAAGAAAAAAAAATAAAAAGTTACGCGGCCGCATTGACCGCCGTCAACTATTACCACGAAACCGACCTGACCGCCGCTTGCGCTATTGTCATGGGCACGGAATCCACCGGTCTTACCGAAAAATGGCTCCGGGAAGCCGATGATCAGATCAAAATCCCGATGCGCGGCAGAATAGATTCCCTGAATGTTTCCACGTCCTGCGCTATTATCGTCTTTGAAGCTATGAGGCAACGGGGTTTCTGA
- a CDS encoding FeoB-associated Cys-rich membrane protein, with amino-acid sequence MDVQVFIVGVLFAAALFYVGRIVYRMFRPKPGAGGCASGCGKCGADFSKIGETARIHAN; translated from the coding sequence ATGGATGTCCAGGTATTTATTGTAGGCGTGTTATTTGCCGCGGCATTATTTTACGTGGGAAGGATCGTTTACCGGATGTTCCGGCCGAAACCAGGTGCAGGAGGCTGCGCTTCCGGCTGCGGAAAATGCGGCGCCGATTTTTCGAAAATAGGCGAAACAGCCCGGATCCACGCCAACTGA